The following coding sequences lie in one Candidatus Dependentiae bacterium genomic window:
- a CDS encoding LPS-assembly protein LptD: MKQRLLTLLLLVTLFTSTLHSTPHATQIKKLSIKSLEQQVLDADRVSFRGEVEVWVDEKLHLWADVVDVDKKAQTLHARVQPGSFLKIENNDFIILAEQFYLNLLDKTGYAEQVRFHVDEGYLAADRAEKYGENEWRMIDMVYTPCDAYHAHWNLSADSAEVRGGYFIKACNIVFKIGGIPVFYLPRMVFPIQGRSKSGFLIPRFYFDYVYGFGFKQEYYKYFSSHCDTTLAVDWRDKRGLVVSDEFRWACAPENFLHFKGHYAIARDSFVLKKDKIFKATDHRYWIQATDFRSSSSVINNMLFASLTRLDFGTDKKIGYHFFNTTDDVDDQFYNSGHLRLFSPKNHLELSVADEKTSRRRFSPLMPDQLEQLTSQQPIGVGVTSSTQELEDRVGLTYLPRFEWNSAYAIWKNIFSYRHDFFVDQVTYRQYEYEKIFLNGLLAQENILIPQAKADLLRAHYRADLRESFSLYDNTLSLWVNPHFQFRSNQKQDVQYSKNVFERRVLGYGGFRFFLTYGAEWALPEWSMMSENGSYTHFLQPLFRWELSPKFQQDHWYYFDRWDRQYPANQLVFALRNSVITPKLALDWQLSQSYDFYGRSDIFFLRRGTLDKHLLPLSFDCSLSFNPLTIAATQEYEWRNGRLLQSEISASFVRKKMIISAGYLFQRSELQVERALLSNIPHFLTFSATIPLTRQTTLCYDVQFYAENRPYFFEFSTIRPLLHRVRLDYNGHCWGFYCGFEEKKYRESGNWKRECAMVLCVRLDSLGSFAQKFRQPQIMRMNSD; this comes from the coding sequence TTGTTGATGTTGATAAAAAAGCTCAGACACTCCATGCGCGAGTACAGCCTGGAAGCTTTTTAAAAATTGAAAACAACGACTTCATTATCTTGGCAGAGCAGTTCTATTTGAACCTTCTTGACAAAACGGGCTATGCCGAACAAGTTCGATTTCACGTTGATGAAGGGTATCTTGCGGCTGATCGTGCTGAAAAATATGGAGAAAATGAATGGCGTATGATCGATATGGTCTACACCCCTTGCGATGCATATCATGCGCATTGGAACTTGAGTGCAGATAGTGCTGAGGTGCGTGGTGGTTATTTTATTAAGGCATGTAATATTGTTTTTAAGATTGGTGGAATTCCTGTTTTTTACCTCCCACGCATGGTATTTCCTATTCAAGGTCGTTCAAAATCCGGTTTCTTAATTCCTCGCTTTTATTTTGACTATGTATATGGTTTTGGCTTTAAGCAGGAATATTACAAATATTTTAGCTCTCATTGCGATACAACGCTTGCGGTTGATTGGCGTGATAAGCGTGGCTTAGTTGTCTCAGATGAATTTCGTTGGGCATGTGCGCCTGAAAACTTTTTGCATTTTAAAGGGCACTATGCCATAGCTCGAGATAGCTTTGTTTTGAAGAAAGATAAAATTTTTAAAGCAACCGATCATCGCTACTGGATTCAGGCAACCGATTTTCGTTCCAGCAGTAGTGTTATTAATAACATGTTATTTGCTTCGCTTACTCGTCTTGATTTTGGTACTGATAAAAAAATTGGGTATCATTTTTTTAATACTACCGATGATGTTGATGATCAATTTTATAATTCAGGTCATTTACGATTGTTTTCTCCGAAAAATCACCTTGAACTTTCTGTTGCAGATGAGAAGACAAGTCGTAGACGATTTTCTCCTCTTATGCCTGATCAGCTTGAACAGCTTACTTCACAGCAACCAATAGGAGTTGGGGTTACATCATCAACTCAGGAGCTTGAAGATCGCGTTGGGTTGACCTATCTGCCTCGCTTTGAATGGAATAGTGCTTACGCAATTTGGAAAAACATATTTTCTTATCGGCATGATTTTTTTGTTGATCAGGTAACGTATCGTCAATACGAGTATGAAAAAATATTTTTAAATGGATTGCTTGCTCAAGAAAATATTCTTATTCCACAAGCGAAAGCTGACCTTTTACGTGCACATTACCGGGCTGATTTGAGGGAATCTTTTTCATTGTATGACAATACCTTAAGTCTATGGGTTAATCCACATTTTCAATTTAGGAGTAATCAGAAGCAAGACGTGCAATATTCAAAAAATGTATTTGAACGGCGTGTTCTTGGATATGGAGGGTTTCGTTTTTTCTTGACCTATGGCGCTGAATGGGCTTTGCCTGAGTGGTCTATGATGAGCGAAAATGGCTCGTATACTCATTTTTTGCAGCCACTTTTCCGATGGGAATTATCCCCAAAATTTCAACAAGATCATTGGTATTACTTTGATCGGTGGGATCGTCAATATCCTGCAAATCAACTTGTTTTTGCTCTGAGAAATAGTGTTATTACACCAAAACTTGCACTTGATTGGCAACTGAGTCAGAGTTATGATTTTTATGGTCGATCGGATATTTTTTTCTTACGACGAGGAACGCTTGATAAGCATTTATTACCATTAAGTTTTGATTGTTCGTTAAGTTTTAATCCACTAACAATTGCTGCAACACAGGAGTATGAGTGGCGTAACGGGCGACTCTTGCAATCAGAAATTTCTGCATCATTTGTACGTAAAAAAATGATTATAAGTGCCGGATATCTTTTTCAGCGGAGTGAGTTGCAAGTTGAGCGTGCATTACTTTCAAACATTCCGCACTTTCTTACCTTTAGTGCTACAATTCCTCTGACTCGGCAAACAACACTGTGCTATGATGTTCAATTTTATGCAGAAAATCGGCCTTATTTTTTTGAATTTTCAACAATACGTCCACTCTTACATCGAGTTCGATTAGACTATAATGGGCACTGTTGGGGATTTTATTGTGGCTTTGAAGAGAAAAAATATCGAGAATCTGGGAATTGGAAGCGCGAGTGTGCCATGGTATTGTGTGTTCGGCTTGATTCACTTGGTTCTTTTGCGCAAAAATTTAGACAGCCTCAAATAATGCGCATGAATAGTGATTGA